In Myotis daubentonii chromosome 11, mMyoDau2.1, whole genome shotgun sequence, the genomic window ATCCAGTATCTTGGATTTGGGCTCTTTTTTCATAAGTGGACACAGGCTCTGTGGAGAATGGATGGTGATAAAGATGACGTCTATGGGATGTTTAGTATGTGCCACACCATGCTGAGAACTTTGGCTCGTTGAATGAATCCTTGCAGCAACCCTGAGATAAGCGCTATGATTGCCCTCacttagggaaactgaggcatggaggcGGTGAGTTTCTTGCCCACGGAGCTGGTACAGCCTATTCCAGAGTGAACACAGGGTATGCCACACAGGCAGGAAAACAGTCCACGTCTCAGTGAGGATGTCATTCCAGAGGAAAGTGAGAGCTGGAAAACTACTGAGACAGTGTGCAAGAGGCCGATAGCAGTGTCTTTCCTTCCCACAACGCCATGGCTAACCAGGAGAATCATATTGTACAGGAAGAGAAAGATCTGAGTGCTCTCCTTTCCCAACCCTTCTGTGACAGATGTCGTCACTCACCTTCATCGATAGGTCCATGATTCTCAAGCTTGATCCCGCCTCGTCATCACCTGGAGGGCTTCTAAGAAGGGTGCTGGGCCACTTCCAGAATGTCTGATGCAGTAGGTCCAGGGagaggcctgagaatttgcatttctttttgttgttgttgggggtttttgtgtgtgtttttgttgttaatcctcacctgatgatatttttccattggtcttttagagagagtggaagagaaagggaaagactgaaacacattgattggttgcctcctgcacgcaccccccgGTGagagagaagcctgcaaccaaggtacatacccttgaccggaatcaaacccaggaccctttggtctgcaggccgccgccctatccagtgagccaaaccggcgagggcaagaatttgcatttcggccgaaaccggtttggctcaggggatagagtgtcggcctgtggactgaagggtcccaggttcgattccggtcaggggcatgtgcctgggttgcgggcacatccccagtgggagatgtgctggaggcagctgatcgatgtttctctctcatcgatgtttctaactctctatctctctgtaaaaaatcaattttatatatatatatatatatatatatatatatatatatatatatatatatatatatatatatataaaagaatttgCATTTCGAACAAGTTCCCCAGTGAAGTTGCTGCTCTGGGACCACACCTTGGGAAACACAGTCACAGAACCACCCAAGAAACAGATATTGCTCCCATTGcaaaggtgaggaaactgagtttcagGAAGGCTAGGTACCTCGCTGGAAGCTATTCTGCTAGTGAGTGACAGCAGGATTTGAACCTTGATCCAACTCCAAAACCTGTGCTATTTGCACTACACCTGAGTTGGTGATTTAATGCTAGGATTTCCCCACACCGTGtttgttcacttttttttataatttccgTTCTTGAAGGCAAAGTCAAGGTTCTGtgaaagcaaaatatattttcatttccaattAGACCAAAAGGTGTCTTGTgaaagctattttttaatttatattttttagagagggagaaacatcaatgtgagaaacattgatcaattgcctcccacacatgccccaaacAGGGATCAAACACggttgtgccctgactgggaatcgaacccacaaccttttggtgtatgggacaatgctccaaccacctgagctaactggccaggtgaaagctatttttaaacattCCTGTTCATTATCCAATAATTCCTCTTCTAGAAATCTATACTAAATGATCCAAAATACTAAGTGTTTTAGCAAAAAACTGGGCCTCTAAACTAAATATCCAATAATAATGGACTAgtgaataaattatggtatatccaAATAATGGATTATGaagccattaaaaattatttagaatttttatatgtCAAAGTATTTATgatatagtattaaataaaacaaaacacagaattaAATTCAGTAAGTTCTCAATGTTATTAAATACAATAAGACTGAAAGGAAATAAACTAGAACATTGAAAACAGTTGTCTAATAATTTTCAGTACTTTCCACACTTTTACAATGagcttttcttttattgatttcagagaggaagggagagggggagggagagataaaaacatcaatgatgagagagaatcattgatcggctggctcctgcacatcccttactggggatcaagcctgcaacccggacacaACACATGCCCTGAGTGGAATGGccgtgacctcctcattcataggtcaatgctcaaacactggccaggcacaatgagcttttataatcagaaaaaccaagcattttattttttttatatattttattgatttttttacagagaggaagggagagggttagaaacatcgatgagagagaaacatcgatcagctgcctcctgcacacctcctactggggatgtgcccgaaaccaaggtacatgcccttgacaggaatcaaacatgggacctttcagtccacaggccaacactctatccactgagccaaaccggttagggcccaagcactttttttttgttgattAACTACAACAGGTATTTTCAGGACCCATCTTATAGTTAGTCAATTCCTAAATGGTCAGGCAAAGCAAAACTGATCATTTTAAAGCTAATATCTAATTCCAGATTACATTTTCCTGACcctaaaatgtacatttttttaaaagcaaaaaataagaggaaaaaacaCGTGACAATCATTATTATAAATACACAAAAAGACTGTAAAATGATATCAGGGATTATTTTTGGTTGGTGGAATtacaaggttttaaaaatatttttaacttaattcatttttataacattttctacAACGAACATCCACTAGTGAGTGACAGCAGGATTTGCAATAAAAATTCtgtgctgtttttctttttaagcgaTAACCAACAAGCAAACTACAGCACATCCATACGATGGAATATCAACAGCCATTTACAAAATGTTGTAGAAGAGTATTTAGTAACATGAAAAACGGTTTGCTATACTGGCTGACCCTACTATAAACAGTATGTTCAGAATGATCCCATTGTcttaacaacaaacaaaatgcCTACAAAGAAAACACCCTGGgaggaaaatatctttttttttttaatctacattaaacaaaaaaattaatttattaaatagaagagaaagagatGAGTATGTTATTGAATGATCCTCCTTTAAAAAGGCTTTCCAGCTCCACCCAGCTCTCATTTGTAAGTCAAACTGGCCTTCCACGGCGGTCAGCATGGATCCTTCCTCCTACTCTAGACTTTGTGCTTGGGCGGCACCTGGGTCCAGCAGCAAAGGTCACCCTCTTTCTTGATGGGGCAGGTGCACATCGTCTAGAACCTTAAAATAAGCCCCCAATAGAGGACAGGGTCTCAGGGGGAATGTTTAACTGCCTTCTTGGACTGTGGTCtgattacaattaaaatataatttacaatcATTTGATGAAGGAAATGTACTATTTACGTTGCAGGTGACACACTATATAGAGTTAgactcccagccctggccaggcctctggGATCATCTGAGAGTTTCCAGGACACAGTCTTTAGGATGCCATGGAAACAGTGGGTGGAGGCGACAAGGATGTCGTGCTGGAGAGTCTGGAGTAAACAGTTCAAAAGCCTGGTTCCCTGTTACACAATTTTAAGTTGCTTTATTGCTGGCCACACGATGATTCGGCATTCTGATTTAATCTAAGAAATTCTTGACTTGACATATAACAAAAGGGACTACAAAGAATAGCTGCAAAGCCagaagacagaggaaggaagaaaaatcagCACAGAGATGTGTCTTCCCGCCCAAACAATGAGAGATCTGCGCCACCAGAGTCAGTTCAGTCTATTTCCAGATCGCTGTCCTCGCTGTGGTAGGTGGCGGAGTTACGCACAGACGTCCGCACCACGGCTTCCTTTGCAGGGAGCAATCCACATTCCTGTAGGAAAGCTTCGAGGTCCACAGCGAAGAAATCTTCGCCCAGCTGGTCAGTGAGGCGAACAAAATTGCCAACCAAATCGCCCCCCTTGTAGATGAGCAGCGCAGGAAGGGCGTTCCTGGTGAAGCGGCGGCTGGCCCCGATCACCGAGCTCTTCACCCGGCAGAACTTGACGGCGGGGTACTCCGAGGCCAGGCAGACCATGCAGCCGTGCATGGCGTCGGTCCCCGGAACGCCATCCTCGTAGATGTGGACGATGATGAGGGTGCTTTTCCGTTCTTGGTCAATCATGTCTACAAACCTTTCTCCACTGGGGATCTCGAACACCTGCCTGAACTGGGGCCCCTTACGGAGCCGCCGCCGCATCTCTTCCATCCTCTGCTGCCGGTACTGCTGCAGAAACTCCTCGTCGTCTTGGTCCCCGGTCATCATGGCCATCTCCTTCAGAGTTATCTGCAGGAGCATCAGAAACACGAACGGAGCACCTGTCATGACCGTTCACGGGTACCACATGCTTAGGACACGCGAGGCACTATGCTCAGcgctctgtgtgtgtgacactTCACTGAATTCTTATGCTAACCCCATTGGAAAGGGACCTTTTATTTcccccactttatttttttatgttgagttttttaaaatgtatctttattgttgaaagtattacagatgtccccccccaccccctgcttttCTTTCCCATTGACTCCCTACATCCCACACCTCTCCCCCAggacttcaccacactattgtctgtgtttatgggCCTATGCATCTATGCGTGTAAGTTCCCCCGTTAATCTCTCCCTACCTTCCCCCCACCTATTGTCCCCACTTTAGAAATGAGGTTCCAAGACTTGAGATCATCTGCACAATTCACATAGGTAACAAGTGTAAGGTCATGAATCAAACTAGATTATTTTAAAAcccaggccttttttttttttaatatattttattgattttttgcagagaggaagggagagggatagagagttagaaacatcgatgagagagaaacatcgatcagctgcctcctgcacaccccccactggggatgtgcccgcaaccaaagtatatgcccttgaccggaatcgaacctgggacccttcagtccgcaggcaaatgctctattcactgagccaaaccggctagggctaaaaccCAGGCTTTTAACTACTGTATTAATATTGCTTCTCAAATCCAAATAGGCAGCATCAGATAATATCACTTCACCTGCTTTTCCTTTGTTGTCAGTCTTAACAATGGATTATTTTattcatggttttgtttttgttgaataGACAACAGGACATTAAGGGACTTTAAGAACAGCCATAATCCCGGCcctgcacacacacgtgcacatccCACACACAGTACACAGTCACATGCTGAAAtggcttttgtttttataatagcaGTTGTGGGGGTCAAAATTAAGCTATGACCTGCTTTTGCCAGTtagcattatctatatatataaaagcctaagcgaccagctaaccgttcgaccggtagctataatgcacactaaacaccagggggcaggtgctcaacgctTTTGCTAATTGCATGACCCCGAGCAAGTCCCTCCCATCTCTAAGCACTGGTTTCATCATCcaataaatggggataataccacCAACCTCAGAGGATTATTTCTGAAGGCCCAAGGTCAGAGTTCAATCAAGGACAGAAAActcacatttactgagcactttcaATGGACCAGGCGCTGTGAAGGGGATTATACCCACACGGCCCTGTGAAGTAGGGCTACTAACCTCATTTAATCAATGAAAAGCTAGACTCAGAATAAAAGAGACATCCCCACAGTCACTAGTGGCTGAGCTGAGATTCAAGCCCATGTGTGTCTGAGTTACGACATGACACTATACGCTCCCCAGCATGGCAGCTCCTTGGAGGCCACATCAAACACCCCATACCTCCTGAATCACTAAGCCCAGTTGCAGCCGCCAGGGCAGCTCCGGAGAAGAGCCAGGGTTCTAGGAATTACCTTCCCACTGATCTTCTCCTGGAGGTCCTTCTGTTTCTGTTGCTCCTTCTCTTCGTCCAGATGGGACCTGCAGGTCATTGACAGCTTCTTGATCAGCTTTTCCACCTCC contains:
- the PDCL gene encoding phosducin-like protein; protein product: MTTLDDKLLGEKLQYYYSSSEDEDDHKDRGRGALAGGSSMPVGAKLAGEGISVNTGPKGVINDWRRFKQLETEQREEQCREVEKLIKKLSMTCRSHLDEEKEQQKQKDLQEKISGKITLKEMAMMTGDQDDEEFLQQYRQQRMEEMRRRLRKGPQFRQVFEIPSGERFVDMIDQERKSTLIIVHIYEDGVPGTDAMHGCMVCLASEYPAVKFCRVKSSVIGASRRFTRNALPALLIYKGGDLVGNFVRLTDQLGEDFFAVDLEAFLQECGLLPAKEAVVRTSVRNSATYHSEDSDLEID